Within Haematobia irritans isolate KBUSLIRL chromosome 2, ASM5000362v1, whole genome shotgun sequence, the genomic segment attttgaaaaaattttcaatataaataaatttgtaacaaaattttttatataaataaaattttgacagaatttttatagaaataaaattttcacaaaatttttatagaaataaaattttgaaaaaattttcaatataaataaatttgtaacaaaattttctacataaataacattttgacaaaattttctatggaaataaaattttgacgaaattttctatagaaataaaattttgacaaaattttctatagaaataaaattttgacaaaattttctataaaaataaaaataaaactttgtacaCAAATGAAGTTTTCGTtggaatttgactaaattttctactgataccaaaaaatgtgactatattttctatggaaataaagttctgactgAGTTTTCTactgaaaccaaattttgacaaaattttctatagaaataaaattttgataagattgtcCTTCAATGGacaaaatatggcaaaattttctatagtaataaaattttgataaaaattcctatagaaataaaattttgacaaaattttttcaaaaataaaattttgaaaaaattttcaatataaataaatttgtaacaaaattttctatataaataaaattttggcaaaattttctatggaaataaaattttgaccaaattttctataaaaataattttttatagagattagaATACAGAAAAATAATGCCATCTATTGGTAAATTAATGGATTtatttttgctaaagaaatcTCGTACCAAAAATTCCAAAGATGTAATATACACCCTAATTTAATTATATGCAAATGTCAGTTTACTtccttacactcaaaaacagaagaaaaaaataaactcttCAGGAAAAAAacgtaggttaattttagaaatttttaactaagctAAGTATTATAAACGCCGATATGATAAAATTAGAGAATTgtattttcagaatatttaaaaaacttgaatttttatattaaattaatttttttttttgagtaacataattttattttttatatataaaattcaaatcttataaggaaaaataaaaactactgttaaaaaaccggaaaatttttaagtgatggtttaaaaatttatttttgtattaaaaaaactaCAAGTTCATATATCAAATTACACTTGCACACTTGCCTCGAAAACCCAACGTTTATGtctatgaaaataattattattaattaaaccATAGGTCATATACGAGTAGAGTAGTGTTATGAACGCTTAAGTCTCGGTgctaaaaaaaaacgacaataaATTGTGGTTTTAATTGAAGGAAACCAATGAAACGTTCCAAAGAAAATGATGAATTGATTCTGTGATAAATACTTTTATTAGACGAGAAAATGAATGGGATGATAGAAACATAGAACATATGGGAATGATATATAAAACTCGTATGGTTTCCCCTTTCGAGCAATGGGAAGTGGTGAATGAACTTTTTTGTGAACTtgagatttccatagaaattatttcTTTGAGAAATGGAAGATAAGGCAAGTAATTACGgaagaaaatattatacaatAAGAAATCATTAATACAGGCCATCAACcctctttacaaaaattttcattttttacatTAACCAAAAAACACAATCAGAATGCGTTTATTGCCTCTTATATAGGATGAGTAAactgtaaaataaaaattgtagacattttatattttcagtaaatttttatttgatttttttcttaatttttttttcattactttaTATCTGTATATAGTACATATAGTACATATTGGTATGTATGTGTTTCGGTGTTTCTTTGTTatggatttttattttgttttattttaaactaACAATTAAAATATGCATGGGTTTCGCAgtgttatatatgtatatgtgtattGAATATGTCTTGTCATTGTTTCTTTGTTgagtttaatttgttttattttatttctttggggaaggaattgttttttttttctttaattccgtttatttattatttggcatttgtttaacaattttttttcaacaattatgagtaaatttttattaacgatatatatttttttaataaaaaatcgaaaaatacacacttaaattttttgtaaaattatttttcatccaAAACAATACTGCCTATGTTTCTtgtaaatttcaaaatgtgtgtaatAAGTTGACCcttgtgtttaaaaatatataattttttaaattcattaaaaaatttcttttgtttttttgtttgtttatgaaacaaataaaaatgtattgtggtttttaataaaattcactcTCACTATAATATCTATTAGagggaaaataaaaacaaaaattgtaattaaatttcttgttttatatttatgttttctttttaaattaaaaaatacattaatttctttttgtatttactataaaatacatatacatacatttattattattattatataaaaacattATGGCAGATTTAACTTAAATGctaggaaaaacaaaaaaataataacataatttatggtcacaaaaaaaaaaaacgaaaacaaaaaaaatataatgatgggttaataataaattttgggaACGTTTTTCTTTCAAATCAAAAAAGGGGTTTGTTGCtctttttagtaatattttggctatatacaacattaatttttttagatcatATTTGCAAAGCCCtggttttgataatttttttcaaaaataaaaaactcaaaacatgaaattaaagggCCTGTATCTAGTCATgagtttttatttatacaatttcTTCCCATTTTGGATTTCTtgtctttttgttgttgttggattaCTCTCAGTTACGTCCTTGGACTTATTCGTTCAACAAACAAGTTCTGATCAAGGCATCGCAAACAGCATAGGGATCACAATTGGAGCTGGGACGACGATCTTCCAAATAGCCTTTGCCAGCATCGGCTACACCACGAGGTATTCTTACGCTGACACCACGGTTGGCAACACCCCAGGAGAACTTGTCAATGCTGGAGgtctccaaacggccaaccagaCGACGTTCATTGTCCTTGCCCTCTTTTGGATCGTAGGCCTTGATGTGGCGATCGTGACGTTTGCTCAATTTTTCAATGGCTTGCTCGATGGCCTTCATGCCACCGTTGGCACGCATGGATTTGGTGGAGAAGTTGGTGTGGGCGCCAGCGCCATTCCATTGACCCTCCATGGGTTTGGGATCGAAGGTAACCACAACGCCGAATTCTTCAGCGATACGTTGCAAAATGTAACGAGATACCCACAAGTCATCACTGGCCTTCATGCCTAGACTGGGTCCTACTTGGTATTCCCATTGGGCGGGCATAACCTCAGCATTGGTACCGGCAAAATCGATACCAGCATATAAACAGGCCACGGCATGGGCTTCAACCAAATCGCGGGCATACACACGGTCGGCACCTACACCACAGTAGTAAGGTCCCTGGGGAGCTGGATAACCATTGGCAGGCCAGCCGAAGGGGCGACCATCAACATCCAAAAGTGTATATTCTTGTTCAATACCGAACCATGGTTCCTCCTTGGTTACCTTATCGATGGCAGCTTGGAGGGCTCCACGTTTGTTGGATTGAGTGGGTTGACCATCAGCCTGATAGGTATCACACATAACAATAATATCATTTTTGCCAGGCTTGAAGGGATCCTTGTAGATGGCTCTGGGCACCAAAGTGGTATCGGAATTTTCACCACGGGCCTGATATGTGGAGCTGCCATCATATTGCCATTTGGGTAAATCTTGGACACCGGAGGGTACCTGATCCAAAACACGATCCTTCAAACGTAGATTCTCACCAGTACCATCGATCCACAAGTAGGTGGCTTGCACCTTATTGCTGGGAGTTTCCAAATTGCGATAACGTTCCAAAATGGTTTTGTCCAAGGAAGTATTGGGAGAGTTTTTCAAAAAACTGCTACCTTGCATAAGGGCTGGAGAGGTGCTCAAGGCACGCATTTGCAATTGACGAGATAGGGAGGAGCTCATCTCCTTGCTCAGGAAAAGACCAGCACAACGTAAAGCCATTTTgatttggtttttttattttagtattttttcaaaaatttaaaacaggTCAAGGATATTTCGTAAGGATTTGTACTTTTCTTGGTTGCTAGCAAAGCTTGGAAAAAGGTACTCGTTTTTCGTtagggtattttttttttgtaaaattattttgtctTAAAACATTTCACTAGTAATTcgtttttctgtttgtttttcaatacactgggtatttctataaattttctttgtttcttttcgatttgttttttatttttttattttgtgtttaagaggttttttctttttaaattttgttacgcGACGTTATTAACACGACGAGAACTGGACACCCATCCTCTACGGAGTTAGGACAGCTTGTGAACGATTTCAGCTGTGTAACATTCACTTTTTCTCATTTTGTTGAGTTCACTTATCGCAAAATCGACGTatacaacaacagcaaaaaccACAAAAGAGCTGTATTTATTGTAGGCACACTAACACAACGCAATAAATGCAGCAATGAGATACTACGCCGATTACTACTGCTATACTCAATAAAGTATACGCTCTGTTATTCCTCTCGCTCACTTGTTTTGGGTAAATCACATAGATTGCCAAAACAGTTAACAGTGAATGAATGCTAGTAAATGTTAGTAActgttatttgggggtggtgtgGTGGTTGATAATGGTATGTAAGATTGTGTGAGTGGGGAGTTGTTTGGTATTGTATAGTTACATGTATAACTGTGTTTTGCTGTTAAGCATTAACTGTTGTCTAAAGCGACATAAGGTCTTACGTTAACATGGGCTTTTATGGTAACAACATTTTCATGATAACAGAGTAATTATCGTTATGAGCCAGAAAGAGAGCAACAGCTGATTTTTTTGCCATACTCTAGAGAGATTGATAGAATTTCAGAGTAAACGAGAGTGATAAGAGGACATTGTAGTAAATGTGGTGTTATTTTCACATTTATCCCATAGAGAAAAAGAGGCGCAAAAAAACAAGCACACATCACAAATGCAGGCAATTATACAGCTGTTTCTGttgtacaaacaaaaaaaataacaaaacatttttatacaaaaatacgcatgattgtttgtgtgtgtCTGTGTTTTTTAACCAATCGTAATGATACTTACaagcaaatatttcaatattgtgggtatttttttgtttttgaggcaCTTGTAAGTATCTATGAATGTTTGTATGCATATGTCGTTGTTGTTTATTCATTCAATATGAGTTTTATACATTTGattttgtttgttatcaatCATTGTTTTTAGTAAACATTATTTAAGTTCAATTCCCtcgttaaaacaaatttttacactCGCCCAGTGTTTATATGCATATGTATTAAAGACTCAACTTTTTACAttccacaaaaattaataattctaGCTATAATCAAAGGAAAATTACATATTTCAAATCATGAGAATTTATTGTGGAAATGCAAAACTGCattgtttggaaaatattttcgaaaaatatgatatattaaatttttattgaatgcaGCTAAGTCTATCTGTCTGTATTTTTCTTCCCTGTAGAATACAGGTCACAATTTAAAACGTATTGATGTAATTTTTACAttgcataaaaattataatcagAATCAAAACATtgtcacttttaaatttttaaatttattggggGCCGATAAATTAAAAGTGAACcgctataaaataatattttatatatgggcCTGGACCGTCTATGCCTGGACATTCTATAAACATGACGTTAGAAGACCGATGTTTCCATCAAGATCATTGTAAGGTCACAATACGTTAAACAACTGTAAGTAATGTGATGTCGtgtgaaaatattttcctcgaatcactatatttattttatttttcttcaaatatcgcctaaatatatttcaaaatattattattaaatccattatatttaataatacaTCTACgtagtaaatatttttgatttactaAATACATAGTAGTGGTTCCCATTCCACAATATACAGTACATTCATTGTCAGTTTGTTTATATTTCTGGCGTCTGgcctatattttttgtttggattgCAACGCAGTAGCGCTATGAAACATTGGCATGgtggttgttgctgttgttggtaCTGTTACTACAAAAGTTGTTGTAATGCGtagtattttgttttattttaccaTTTCTGGTATATCAAAATAGAAAAAGTGGATACATTTTTACATTCAATTCTCTTTTCGTTTTATCGAAATAGAGAAATAGTAATTGGGGAGAGCGTAACAAAATTGATTATTATTCCTCTCTGAATGTACTTATAGATGTATTGgtgttttctatttttctctACATCTGTTAAAATATAAGACAAATCTGTTATTTAACAGTGTTTCAAATTCAAAAGCTCatagtttttatacaaatgttatatacaagttttttttttttttaacagcaGGATATTTCATTGTGATTATAACATAACAGTGTTTCAATACCATTacaatagaactaaaaaaaacaatatgtacaaataaaataaaataaaattaaatcatcAAATAAAAGAATTTTGATATATTACATTATAGTATTATTATATCATAcacagaaataataaaataattcctgccaaaattgaactaaattatatgaGATTTCCATAATGCGTTGTAAAATAACTATAATTTActaagatttttcaatttttaaataccATTTACGAAACTATtccaaaaatgaactaaaactaaagaaaaaatcattggaaaCCTAATCATTGCCATATTAAATATGccatagttcattcttactatttttgagcagtgacgaaaattttatttttctttagtttGCATCGATTTTTTTTGTACGGTCATAAAACTTTTGAAACGTACttcaaagaaatcaaatttcattgggcgatggaaaatttctcaaaaaaattttgaaaataaactaaaacaaagtaaattttttgcttAAGTTAATTTTAGCTTCAGTATAATAACGAACATTTTTACTGTGCATAATTATGTATTTTATAGCTTTAAACTTGTTTAAcagtaaactaaaattttagaagaaaaatATTGGGAAATTTGATCGGAATCATagcaaaagaaaaagaaattgtcCCATGGATTAATCAGTTTAATCAATGCGagtattttggtattttacGTGTTGAAATTAATCAATGATGGCCAAATTTGACTTTATTGGTGTTTGAATTAAACGAAATGTATGcaaaaacaagattttttgccttttcaaatttggattatttaatctttaaataattaaaatgttggaaaaatcgaccaccgtcAGGACTTTAGAGTAGGCCTGCAGAATATTTTTAAGAGAAATACACGAAAAAGTGGCGATTCCTcataattggttgcaataatttacaatttttccaaataataaTATTCATTCTGGACTCTGGAAGACTGGAGCGATCGTGAGATAATACACTAAAATCTAGAAtggattaaaaatattttactttaattaTAGACAGACAGCCTATAATTGAACATTTAATTACATTATATCTTGGCCTATTCCaaggttttctttttttgagaTCTAAAGAAGGACTTCATATAATTGAATTTGCCAAAGAAAAATGTCCGTACTATTAACGATTTTGATCGTTAATATTGAACCAACGTAATTTTCAgtctattaaagaaaaattttatgttacttTTTTCGCAAATGTATCTCGACAATAACCTTCTCGTGTTtcctaacccagcaaaaaaatttggaagttcttccagaggcacaactttaaaagcacttccagaagatgcactcccattgatgttctttattttaactactcaggaagttcttttaattcaattctttataacttgatttgttcatacttttaatgggtaattttaactttttttgttttaaataggttaaaaacagagtaagaattcataaaatggtacaaatcatttaaattttgtcgaaaaaaatgctaaattcaatctgaaaagttgtgaatttttgaaaatatttgaggtcaaaagtttgcaacaagcgttagaatccattaaaaattataaaaaattataaaaaatatttatttgacaaaatataacagaattttttattttacatccaaaacacttaattcggattacacctaaagaagtgatgcaaattcagtgcaacggctgttgaaatggaggacttccgtcctatgacaagcccatgttaaattcatcgcttctgcgtcaattatgcaccacttccggatccaaaaataacattttcattacttttttggcgacgctttttttgctgggaacagcAAACTTCTTTTTAGCATCACTGCTAACAACACATATTCTCCCAGCTAGGTGGGTTTGGATAATGTAAGCAACAGGGAGTATTAAATATTCAGTATTCAGCTCTCTCAGTAGTAAACAACCAAAAGAGAGTTGAGTGACCCAAACAAGAACTTTGACCTTTACAAAAACCACAATCAAAACAAAGTTTCCTTCGTTACATAGTGTGGTTTACTGAGTAAGGCGAAGAGTGAGAGGAGAACTTAAAATGAAAACAACCATAACAAATATTGAAGACAAACAACTTTCCTAGTTTGGTTCAGGGGGGTATTTGGGGTGGATGCCAATGTGGGAGCGCGACTGTTGCAtgcatttattaaaaacaacttGGCGCTTAGTTTGACATCATGTTTGCCATAAATAAATGCCAAACAACAGCCACAACTCAATGCCATGTTAATCTATACCCGAGAACAGACCATATCGAGAGaagacaaaaacaacaacatgaaCTACTTTGTAaaggtgttgttgttgtagttgtaaGTTTTGTTATATGGCAGTAGCTTACACGAGGTACGAggtacaacaaaaacaataaacagCTGATGGATGCATTTCATGGCATTGTTTATGATATGCCTTCCAAATCACCTTCGTAACCCCGTATACCCCCTTTAGCCATTGGAACATGGTTGAATGCAAatgaaaatgcatttttatttattgtcgTTTGGTTGTCTATGGTGGTTGCTATTGTTATGACACCACCCATCGCAATGCAATTCtatcagaaaataaaaataaaataaaccaaaCCGAACCGAACCGAACCGAACCCAACGAACCTGTTGGGACTACGTTGTTGAGGTGATATACGCTTTACAAACTGGAGTAGTAGAGTAAGGGTCTTGGGCGATTTCTTCATATATGTATTTGGAGAAGGGAATTGAAATATTCTTGGGTTATTAAATATgggatttttgtaataaataaaatggattatGGAGAAAATCATATTGTCATCATGACCATTGATCCTAAATGATTCTCCTCTACAGTTCAATGTCATATGTGACAACAGCTGATATCAGGGCAAATATCAGGGCTTTATGTCATACGAACCAGACTCTTTTGTATACGAGTATGTGGCAAGTGAGTGGAAAATTCCCTCAACATGATAGTCGTCACTGAGGCGTCCATTCATTGCCCATTATGCCACAAGTGAAGAGGAAATCAATGTTCATTCGGCTTTGTGTCTTGATAGTTTTTGTTGGGGATTCTCCACCATTGGAATATCTTTTGGATGCAATACAAAGCATGCGGCAAGCACAAGATCACCGACAAGTACTGATTGTAAAACAACAGGAAAGTTGAATAAATGGACTTTGAGCTCTGCTCTCTATAAGCTGACGCAATATGGAGTAGAGTCACCACAAAACTGGTCCTGAGCTAACTTCTTTCAACAGCTCAActccaaattttacaaaaagcgCCACAAATAAAAACGGAGTAGTTGGTCATGCATTGGATGCATGATTTGTAGAATGGAATGGCTTTAGTGGCTGTTGTTTAAT encodes:
- the LOC142227180 gene encoding glutamine synthetase 1, mitochondrial-like, whose translation is MALRCAGLFLSKEMSSSLSRQLQMRALSTSPALMQGSSFLKNSPNTSLDKTILERYRNLETPSNKVQATYLWIDGTGENLRLKDRVLDQVPSGVQDLPKWQYDGSSTYQARGENSDTTLVPRAIYKDPFKPGKNDIIVMCDTYQADGQPTQSNKRGALQAAIDKVTKEEPWFGIEQEYTLLDVDGRPFGWPANGYPAPQGPYYCGVGADRVYARDLVEAHAVACLYAGIDFAGTNAEVMPAQWEYQVGPSLGMKASDDLWVSRYILQRIAEEFGVVVTFDPKPMEGQWNGAGAHTNFSTKSMRANGGMKAIEQAIEKLSKRHDRHIKAYDPKEGKDNERRLVGRLETSSIDKFSWGVANRGVSVRIPRGVADAGKGYLEDRRPSSNCDPYAVCDALIRTCLLNE